The proteins below come from a single Acidovorax sp. NCPPB 4044 genomic window:
- a CDS encoding response regulator transcription factor — protein sequence MKTVLIVDDHAEIRRLLRMTLEGEDLALHEADSGAAAWTAAQAQRPDVVLMDVMMPGGLDGLEVCRRIRACPSLAHTQVVMLSARDSTQDRAAGLLAGACSYIAKPFSTAQIAETVRRLGACAPAPGH from the coding sequence ATGAAGACCGTACTCATCGTCGACGACCACGCGGAGATCCGGCGCCTGCTGCGCATGACCCTGGAGGGCGAGGATCTGGCCTTGCACGAAGCCGACAGCGGCGCTGCCGCCTGGACCGCGGCGCAGGCCCAGCGCCCCGATGTGGTGCTGATGGACGTGATGATGCCCGGCGGGCTCGACGGCCTGGAGGTCTGCCGCCGCATCCGCGCGTGCCCCTCGCTGGCCCATACGCAGGTGGTCATGCTCAGCGCCCGCGACAGCACCCAGGACCGTGCCGCCGGCTTGCTGGCCGGCGCCTGCAGCTATATCGCCAAGCCCTTCAGCACGGCGCAGATCGCGGAGACGGTGCGGCGCCTCGGCGCATGCGCCCCCGCCCCGGGCCACTGA
- a CDS encoding alpha/beta fold hydrolase has translation MPTFDLPLPLRPRTALVRTLRCTGLLCIALVLGGCAGVTVSSVSPRDYLAARRGDALTTGRLSPASEEVLRVIGTDGDDCEQDEAACRAALMASTGIDEEQRLSTLSELWLLAALQTEGERRADAPASEDEQLGAWLEAARHAWAYLFFTPRGPDERAFEDRQTQVRDYYNFATQQALAGMFRRYQRAVDADGHGPAPDTLLQWGGWRVQSDASDLRLPSDAPLPHALIAASTLRFSGLRNTYRRDGFGAELVTVMQAPDGPDPDTGRRRTAIEAASEDALPFREMPYPSVTALLRFSGKTLGEVLRTRDVQVSLYDPHHTARVDLAGRHVPLAGNFTAGYGLWLARSGFALQALRTLLGQEDGLAAPRIHLMQPYDPARRTIVMLHGLASSPEAWINVANEVLGDERLRQNYQVWQVYYPTNMPLWANRQAIQEALERTIAHFDPAGTAPASRDMVLVGHSMGGVLARLLVSESGDTLWKMLLAQHPMSAEDQDALRPELDPFLRFHPLPQVGRAIFIAAPHRGTPFANQRLSRWFSNLVTLPLAVLERFSDVTRRLARTAAPEGEGVVRLPNSIDNLSDTDPFVQAASELPIAPRVPYHSIMGREAAEGALAASSDGIVPYASAHLGGAVSERVVPSGHSVQEQPAAILEIRRILRDSLPPASAAGAPGSQ, from the coding sequence GAGGTGCTGCGCGTCATCGGAACCGATGGCGACGACTGCGAACAGGACGAGGCCGCCTGCCGCGCAGCCCTGATGGCGTCCACGGGCATCGACGAGGAACAGCGCCTGTCCACGCTCTCCGAGCTGTGGCTGCTCGCTGCGCTGCAGACGGAAGGCGAGCGCCGCGCCGATGCGCCTGCCAGCGAGGACGAGCAGCTCGGCGCCTGGCTGGAAGCCGCACGCCATGCCTGGGCCTATCTGTTCTTCACCCCGCGCGGGCCGGACGAGCGGGCCTTCGAAGACCGCCAGACCCAGGTGCGCGATTACTACAACTTCGCCACGCAGCAGGCGCTGGCCGGCATGTTCCGGCGCTATCAGAGGGCAGTGGACGCCGACGGGCACGGTCCGGCACCGGATACCCTGCTGCAGTGGGGCGGCTGGCGCGTGCAGAGCGATGCATCCGACCTGCGCCTGCCGAGCGATGCCCCCCTGCCCCATGCGCTGATCGCCGCGTCCACGCTGCGTTTCTCAGGCCTGCGCAATACCTACCGGCGCGATGGTTTCGGCGCCGAGCTGGTCACGGTGATGCAGGCGCCCGACGGCCCCGACCCGGATACCGGCCGCCGGCGCACCGCCATCGAGGCCGCTTCCGAGGACGCGCTGCCCTTCCGTGAAATGCCCTATCCGTCGGTCACGGCCCTGCTGCGCTTCAGCGGGAAAACACTGGGCGAGGTGCTGCGCACGCGCGACGTGCAGGTATCGCTCTATGACCCCCACCACACTGCACGCGTCGATCTGGCCGGGCGCCACGTGCCACTGGCCGGCAACTTCACGGCGGGCTATGGACTCTGGCTCGCGCGGTCGGGGTTCGCGCTGCAGGCGCTGCGCACGCTGCTCGGGCAGGAAGACGGGCTGGCGGCGCCGCGCATCCATCTGATGCAGCCCTACGATCCTGCGCGGCGCACCATCGTCATGCTGCACGGGCTGGCCAGCAGCCCCGAGGCCTGGATCAACGTGGCCAACGAGGTGCTGGGCGACGAGCGCCTGCGGCAGAACTACCAGGTGTGGCAGGTGTACTACCCCACCAACATGCCGCTGTGGGCCAACCGGCAGGCGATCCAGGAGGCGCTGGAGCGCACCATCGCCCATTTCGATCCGGCGGGCACCGCGCCGGCCTCGCGCGACATGGTGCTGGTGGGCCACAGCATGGGTGGTGTGCTCGCGCGCCTGCTGGTATCGGAATCGGGCGACACGCTCTGGAAGATGCTGCTCGCCCAGCACCCGATGTCCGCCGAAGACCAGGACGCCTTGCGCCCGGAGCTGGACCCGTTCCTGCGGTTCCATCCACTGCCCCAGGTCGGGCGGGCAATCTTTATCGCGGCACCGCACCGCGGCACGCCCTTCGCCAACCAGAGGCTGTCCCGCTGGTTCTCCAACCTGGTGACATTGCCGCTGGCCGTGCTGGAGCGCTTCTCGGATGTCACGCGGCGGCTGGCCCGCACCGCGGCCCCCGAAGGAGAAGGTGTGGTGCGTCTGCCCAACAGCATCGACAACCTCAGCGACACCGACCCCTTCGTCCAGGCGGCCTCAGAACTGCCGATCGCGCCCCGCGTGCCCTACCACTCGATCATGGGGCGGGAGGCTGCGGAGGGCGCGCTGGCCGCATCGAGCGACGGCATCGTTCCCTATGCCAGTGCGCACCTGGGAGGCGCCGTGTCGGAGCGGGTCGTGCCTTCGGGACACAGCGTGCAGGAGCAACCGGCAGCCATCCTCGAGATCCGCCGGATACTGCGCGACAGCCTGCCACCGGCCAGCGCTGCAGGGGCGCCGGGCTCTCAGTAA
- a CDS encoding response regulator encodes MGAEPGAQQPVVLLVEDDPSVARFVAMALDTLPVAVHTCPCVESALAWLQDHRAALVITDLMMPGESGTGLLRRLQATPALAAGARIVVLSAGLDQTVRRELLACGAWRALDKPVPVAALEACVREALGGLLQPAAPAAPLAASVHGAPGEPAVESAIGEFFGGDAALFHAYRAECRAQFARDAAEGDRAVEGADIAALHRLCHSLASVLRTLGQPDDGAVAREIERLALAGNEAAARTHWALLRHRLLSLRTR; translated from the coding sequence ATGGGAGCCGAACCCGGCGCCCAGCAACCTGTCGTCCTGCTGGTCGAGGACGACCCTTCCGTCGCACGTTTCGTCGCGATGGCCCTGGATACCCTGCCCGTGGCCGTGCACACCTGCCCGTGCGTCGAATCGGCGCTGGCGTGGCTGCAGGACCACCGCGCGGCCCTGGTGATCACCGATCTGATGATGCCCGGCGAGTCCGGCACCGGCCTGCTGCGCAGACTGCAGGCCACGCCTGCGCTGGCGGCCGGCGCGCGCATCGTGGTGCTGAGCGCAGGGCTCGACCAGACCGTGCGCCGTGAGCTCCTGGCCTGCGGTGCGTGGCGGGCGCTGGACAAGCCCGTGCCCGTGGCGGCGCTGGAGGCTTGTGTCCGCGAGGCGCTCGGGGGGCTGCTGCAACCCGCGGCGCCTGCGGCGCCTCTGGCCGCATCTGTCCATGGCGCCCCCGGCGAACCGGCCGTGGAATCGGCCATCGGCGAGTTCTTCGGCGGCGATGCGGCCCTCTTCCACGCCTACCGCGCAGAGTGCCGGGCGCAATTCGCCAGGGATGCGGCCGAAGGCGACCGGGCGGTGGAGGGCGCCGATATCGCCGCATTGCACCGGCTGTGCCATAGCCTGGCCAGCGTGCTGCGCACCCTGGGCCAGCCCGACGATGGCGCCGTGGCCCGGGAAATCGAACGGCTGGCCCTGGCGGGTAACGAGGCCGCGGCGCGCACGCACTGGGCGTTGCTGCGGCACCGGCTGCTGTCCTTGCGAACGCGGTAG
- a CDS encoding methyl-accepting chemotaxis protein has translation MNFFSRMGIARRLYAVSIALILALSAAALLAWTQLSNVGHLAEQTGSTRVPQLTRIASTELSITQISLQIRHAILVRSPEALKETLADIDSKYKRIGDNDTAFLAELRDPKARDEFAVWQKLESEFKPIADRNVRLIVEGRKDEAFDVLVGETIPMRNRLLAWLAAERERQTGLLRSELSGIEKEAVKTRTQLLMLVAVIALGLLAFSWYIANVLRHRVDASRAVAERVRDGDLTVQVVDDARDEFSPLLATLQDMQQSLATVVSTVRQGSDSVATASAEIAQGNNDLSSRTEHQASALAETAASMDQLGATVRQNADNAQQASQLAQGASSVATQGGEVVAEVVRTMRGIDDSSKKIAEIIGVIDGIAFQTNILALNAAVEAARAGEQGRGFAVVAGEVRNLAQRSAEAAKEIKGLITASVERVKQGSDLVDKAGTTMTEVVESIRRVTDIVAEISVASREQSAGVGQVGDAITQMDQVTQQNAALVEESAAAANALRSQADQLVAAVAVFRVSGSQVAGQSAAPRPAPAQARRVPAAMAGAIPRLSV, from the coding sequence ATGAATTTTTTCTCCCGTATGGGCATAGCGCGAAGGCTCTATGCGGTGTCGATCGCGCTCATCCTTGCGCTGTCGGCGGCGGCGTTGCTGGCCTGGACGCAATTGAGCAATGTGGGCCATCTGGCCGAGCAGACGGGCTCCACCCGGGTGCCCCAACTCACCCGCATCGCCAGCACCGAACTGAGCATCACCCAGATTTCCCTGCAGATCCGCCATGCCATCCTGGTGCGCTCGCCGGAGGCGCTCAAGGAAACGCTGGCCGATATCGACAGCAAATACAAACGCATCGGCGACAACGACACGGCATTCCTGGCGGAACTGCGCGATCCGAAGGCCCGCGACGAGTTCGCCGTGTGGCAGAAGCTGGAGAGCGAGTTCAAGCCCATCGCTGACCGCAACGTGCGCCTTATCGTCGAAGGCCGCAAGGACGAGGCCTTCGACGTGCTAGTGGGCGAGACGATCCCCATGCGCAACCGCCTGCTGGCCTGGCTGGCCGCCGAGCGCGAGCGGCAGACGGGCCTGCTGCGCAGCGAGCTTTCCGGGATCGAAAAGGAAGCCGTGAAGACCCGCACGCAGCTGCTGATGCTCGTGGCGGTGATCGCGCTCGGGCTGCTGGCCTTCTCCTGGTACATCGCTAACGTGCTGCGCCACCGCGTGGATGCCTCCCGTGCCGTGGCGGAGCGTGTGCGCGACGGTGACCTGACCGTGCAGGTCGTGGACGATGCACGCGACGAATTCAGCCCGCTGCTGGCAACGCTGCAGGACATGCAGCAGTCGCTTGCGACGGTGGTCTCCACGGTGCGCCAGGGCTCCGACAGCGTGGCCACGGCTTCGGCGGAGATCGCACAGGGCAACAATGACCTTTCCTCGCGCACCGAGCACCAGGCCAGCGCGCTGGCGGAAACGGCGGCGTCGATGGACCAGCTTGGCGCCACCGTGCGCCAGAACGCCGACAACGCACAGCAGGCCAGCCAGTTGGCCCAGGGCGCCTCCAGCGTCGCCACGCAGGGCGGCGAGGTGGTGGCGGAGGTGGTGCGCACGATGCGCGGCATCGACGACAGCAGCAAGAAGATCGCCGAAATCATCGGCGTGATCGACGGTATCGCGTTCCAGACCAACATCCTGGCGCTCAATGCGGCCGTGGAGGCCGCGCGCGCCGGCGAGCAGGGCCGCGGCTTCGCGGTGGTGGCCGGCGAAGTGCGCAACCTCGCGCAGCGCAGCGCCGAGGCCGCCAAGGAGATCAAGGGCCTCATCACGGCCAGCGTGGAGCGCGTGAAGCAGGGCTCCGACCTCGTGGACAAGGCCGGAACGACGATGACCGAGGTCGTGGAATCCATCCGCCGTGTGACGGACATCGTGGCCGAGATCAGCGTTGCCAGCCGTGAGCAGAGCGCCGGAGTCGGCCAGGTGGGCGACGCCATCACCCAGATGGACCAGGTCACGCAGCAGAACGCCGCGCTGGTCGAGGAAAGCGCCGCTGCAGCGAACGCCCTTCGCTCGCAGGCCGATCAGCTGGTCGCGGCCGTGGCGGTCTTCCGGGTGTCCGGCTCGCAGGTGGCAGGGCAGAGCGCTGCCCCGCGTCCGGCGCCGGCCCAGGCGCGGCGGGTGCCCGCCGCCATGGCGGGTGCCATTCCACGGCTGAGCGTCTGA
- a CDS encoding ABC transporter substrate-binding protein, producing the protein MPRGGTSIGCRRLRAWRGALLAAGALAAFVPGQASAGPVLDRVKSRGEMLVCIWPGYHGVSYRHPRTRELSGIDIELSRQFAQDLGVRIEYVDSTFASVAHDLLVRRCDVAMFAVGMMQPRMQEVRFSQPYLRSDMYAITTKINPVVQQWSDIDRPGVAVAVQSGTLMQAVLLDRLKNATVVPVQPPASRERELISGRVDVFMTNYAYARRLMESADWARLIQPPTPFFVIPAAYAVRPGDADWLAAVDAFVARIKSDGRLQAAAQRHGLGPLVVP; encoded by the coding sequence ATGCCGCGGGGTGGGACGTCCATCGGATGCCGGAGGCTGCGTGCCTGGCGCGGCGCTCTGCTGGCCGCGGGCGCACTGGCGGCCTTCGTGCCGGGGCAGGCCAGTGCGGGCCCGGTGCTCGACCGGGTGAAATCCCGCGGCGAGATGCTGGTGTGCATCTGGCCCGGCTACCACGGCGTCTCCTACCGCCATCCGCGCACGCGGGAACTGAGCGGCATCGACATCGAGCTTTCGCGGCAGTTCGCGCAGGACCTGGGCGTGCGGATCGAATACGTGGATTCGACCTTCGCCTCCGTCGCGCACGATCTGCTGGTACGGCGCTGCGACGTCGCCATGTTCGCGGTGGGCATGATGCAGCCGCGCATGCAGGAGGTGCGGTTCAGCCAGCCTTACCTGCGCAGCGACATGTACGCCATCACCACCAAGATCAACCCGGTGGTGCAGCAATGGTCGGACATCGACCGGCCCGGCGTGGCGGTGGCGGTGCAGAGCGGCACGCTCATGCAGGCGGTGCTGCTCGATCGCCTGAAGAACGCCACGGTGGTGCCGGTGCAGCCGCCGGCATCGCGCGAACGCGAACTGATCTCGGGCCGGGTCGATGTGTTCATGACCAATTACGCCTATGCACGCCGGCTGATGGAAAGTGCCGACTGGGCCCGGCTGATCCAGCCACCCACCCCGTTCTTCGTGATCCCCGCGGCCTATGCGGTGCGCCCCGGCGACGCCGACTGGCTGGCGGCGGTGGATGCCTTCGTGGCGCGCATCAAGAGCGATGGCCGGCTGCAGGCCGCCGCGCAGCGCCACGGCCTCGGCCCGCTGGTGGTCCCATGA
- a CDS encoding response regulator, producing MPNSDDALRDHYTTLETAKLLGMAVRSIQLMVDRGELEAWKTPGGHRRISRESVERWLQTREVGVPPSQGQGSGPAPARSAAARPKVLLIEDSVHYQNLIRLLLDQQFPDVALHVASDGIAGLAMCGKLDPDVLIVDILLPGLDGAALITSLRSHPQFARVQLIVVTSLEESERAPYAFALQGLTVIQKPALVAHLPQALRACLAATDRG from the coding sequence ATGCCGAATTCCGACGACGCCCTGCGCGACCACTACACCACCCTGGAAACCGCCAAATTGCTAGGGATGGCCGTGCGCTCCATCCAGCTCATGGTGGACCGTGGCGAGCTGGAGGCGTGGAAGACGCCAGGCGGCCACCGGCGCATTTCGCGGGAGTCGGTGGAGCGGTGGCTGCAGACGCGCGAAGTGGGCGTCCCGCCTTCGCAGGGGCAGGGCTCGGGGCCCGCGCCGGCCCGCAGCGCTGCCGCCCGGCCCAAGGTGTTGCTGATCGAGGATTCCGTCCATTACCAGAACCTGATCCGCCTGCTGCTCGACCAGCAGTTCCCGGACGTGGCGCTGCATGTCGCCAGCGACGGCATCGCAGGCCTGGCCATGTGCGGCAAGCTCGACCCGGACGTGCTCATCGTGGACATCCTGTTGCCGGGACTGGACGGCGCGGCGCTCATCACCAGCCTGCGCTCCCATCCGCAGTTCGCCCGGGTGCAGCTGATCGTGGTCACGTCGCTGGAAGAGTCCGAGCGGGCGCCCTATGCCTTCGCGCTGCAGGGCCTCACCGTCATCCAGAAGCCGGCCTTGGTGGCGCATCTGCCGCAGGCCCTGCGTGCCTGCCTCGCGGCCACGGACCGCGGCTGA